Proteins encoded together in one Methanobacterium bryantii window:
- a CDS encoding sodium:solute symporter family protein, whose protein sequence is MDLFALIVVALVYLLIIGYVGYIAWKRTKSADDYMVAGRETHPYIMALSYGATFISTAAIVGFGGVAANYGMGILWLVFLNIIIGIFIAFVFFGKRTRKMGHNLNALTFPEFLSRRFDSKFIQYFSGAVIFVGMPLYASAVLIGMARFVQTTLQIDYNIALVVMALIVAVYVIFGGIRGVMYTDALQGTIMFFGMLILLITIYWLTGGVTAGNQALTNLVNIVPASATANATATGFTGWTSMPALGSPFWWTLISSLILGVGIGVLSQPQLAVRFMTVKSNKELNRAVAIGGLFIFMTTFAAYIVGSLSNVYFFQHTGMTAVQAAGGNLDSVIPTFISAAMPLWFAYVFMIVLLSAAMSTLSAQFHVQGTALGRDIYETISNKKRGSSVNVARIGILIAVIIAVILGFILPGSIVAVGTSIWFGITAAAFLSIYTAAIYWKKATKAGVIAGLVFGTFASFFWLVFQYKKSAEALGICKALTGNTVLITASPWPTIDPIVIGLPVAAIVTIIVCLITKPPSKEHLDKCFNGIK, encoded by the coding sequence GTGGATTTATTTGCATTAATTGTTGTAGCACTGGTTTATCTCCTTATAATAGGATATGTAGGTTACATAGCATGGAAGCGAACCAAAAGTGCTGATGATTATATGGTTGCTGGAAGAGAAACTCACCCATATATCATGGCCCTCAGTTATGGTGCAACGTTTATCAGTACTGCAGCAATTGTAGGATTTGGTGGTGTAGCCGCCAATTATGGTATGGGAATTTTATGGCTTGTATTTTTAAACATCATTATAGGAATTTTTATAGCGTTTGTATTCTTTGGAAAACGTACCCGAAAAATGGGGCATAACTTAAATGCCCTCACATTTCCAGAATTCCTTTCGCGCCGTTTCGATAGTAAATTTATTCAGTACTTCTCTGGAGCTGTAATATTTGTTGGAATGCCTTTATACGCATCAGCAGTTTTAATTGGTATGGCAAGATTTGTTCAAACAACTCTTCAAATTGATTATAACATAGCTTTAGTTGTAATGGCCCTTATTGTGGCAGTATATGTTATATTTGGAGGTATAAGAGGAGTAATGTATACTGATGCCCTTCAAGGAACCATTATGTTCTTTGGAATGCTTATTCTACTAATTACTATTTACTGGCTTACAGGAGGCGTTACCGCAGGTAACCAGGCCCTCACAAATCTAGTCAATATTGTACCTGCCAGCGCCACAGCAAATGCTACGGCCACAGGATTTACAGGATGGACTTCCATGCCGGCATTAGGCAGTCCATTCTGGTGGACTCTGATTTCAAGCCTTATTTTAGGTGTTGGTATAGGTGTTTTATCACAGCCGCAGCTTGCAGTAAGGTTCATGACAGTTAAATCCAACAAAGAACTGAACAGAGCTGTAGCGATAGGTGGTCTCTTCATATTCATGACCACATTTGCAGCGTACATCGTAGGGTCTCTCTCCAATGTTTATTTCTTCCAGCATACAGGAATGACCGCAGTTCAAGCTGCTGGGGGTAACCTTGATTCAGTCATACCTACATTCATCAGCGCTGCCATGCCTTTATGGTTCGCATATGTGTTTATGATTGTTCTGCTTTCAGCAGCTATGTCTACACTTTCTGCCCAGTTCCACGTGCAGGGTACTGCTCTTGGAAGGGACATATATGAAACTATATCCAATAAGAAAAGAGGATCTTCAGTAAATGTAGCCCGCATAGGTATCCTAATAGCAGTTATAATAGCAGTAATTCTTGGATTTATCCTTCCGGGGAGTATAGTTGCTGTAGGAACATCAATATGGTTTGGTATAACCGCTGCAGCATTCCTTTCAATATACACGGCTGCTATATACTGGAAGAAAGCTACAAAAGCGGGAGTTATTGCAGGACTCGTATTTGGAACTTTTGCCAGTTTCTTCTGGTTAGTATTCCAGTACAAAAAATCAGCAGAGGCACTTGGTATTTGCAAGGCACTTACAGGTAATACAGTTCTTATAACTGCAAGTCCATGGCCTACTATAGACCCTATTGTCATAGGTCTTCCGGTAGCAGCAATTGTAACTATCATAGTGTGTTTAATTACCAAACCTCCAAGTAAAGAACACTTAGACAAGTGCTTTAACGGAATAAAATAA